The following DNA comes from Halorhabdus tiamatea SARL4B.
CCGAGCGTTACCCTTCGATGGCCCACTTCACTCGCCGAAGTCGCTGTTTGAATTCTGCGGTCGTGAGCTCGAGTCCGAGTTTCGCGAGTTCTGCGTCTCGATCTCCGTCCGGGGTGGACTCGTAGATTTCGTCGACGCGGCCGACGACGCGTTCGGCATGGAAACTATTTTTGAATGTGACGTTCACCGCTACCAACGATGCGAAAGACCCCGCTACGAAGCCCTTCCGAGTACTATCGCCAGACGGATCGCCCCTCGCTGTCAGTCGGGACGGCCGTGGTCCTCGTCGAAGCCACCCTCGTCGCCGTTGTCGTCTGGGTGTTCGTCCGACGCGTCATGGCCCAGATCGACCTCACTGCCGCCGAGCGTGCCGACGTCAGTGGCATGATCGTCGGCGGGGCCGTCGGCGTATTCGTCGCCGTCCTCCTCGGATGGCTGCTCTTCGGCGCTATCCTCCACGTCTTCGTATGGTTTGCAGACGGCGATCGGGGGTTCGGGACGACGCTGGCGGTCGTCGGCGAGGCCGACCTCGTTAGCATCCTCCTGTTTCCGGTCGCCGCCGTGGGGCTGTTCACCATGGTCGGCGACGTCCCGTCGGACCCGGCCGCGGCGGCGAGCTTTCTCGAACGCGCTGGCCCGTACTCGTCACCACTCGCGGTGCTGTCGAGTTTCGTCGGGTTCGTCTGGCGAGCGGTGATCCAGGGAATCGGACTCGCCGAGGCACACGACCTGCCGGTCGGGAAGATGCTGACGCTCACGTTCGTCCTTGGATTTCTCGGATTCGTGCTCAACCTAGTCTGAACACTGGTAGGTCCCAGTTCAGCAGTTGACTCAGAGATCGTATAGGCCACGGTATTTCTCGGTGACGTACGCGAGGAAGTGATCGGCGCTGAAGGATTCGCCGGTCGCCTCCTCGACGAGGTCGTCGGTCGTGTATCGTTTCCCGTGGCGATGGACGTTCTCGGTGAGCCACTCGTGAAGGTCGTCGAACTCGCCGTCTCGAACGGCGTCGTCGATAGGTCCGATCTCGGACTCGGCAGCGTCGTACAGTTGCGCCGCCAGGACGCTACCCAGTGTGTACGTCGGGAAATATCCGAACGTTCCGTTCGTCCAGTGGATGTCCTGGAGACAGCCTTCGGCGTCGGATTCTGGACGGATTCCGAGGTACTCCTCCATCTTGTCGTTCCAGACTGCCGGCACCTCGCTGACGTCGAGATCGCCCGCGATCAGGTCGCGTTCGATCTCGAAGCGCACGAGGATGTGCATGTGATAGGTGAGCTCGTCAGCCTCGACGCGAATCAGGTTGTCGTCGTAGACTCGGTTGGCTGCACCGTATGCCTCGTCGGCGCTCACGTCGACCCCGAGGTGGTTCTCGACGGTCGGCGTGAAGTACTCCCAGAAGGCTTTCGAGCGACCGACGTGGTTCTCCCAGAGGCGCGACTGGGATTCGTGGACCGTCAGATCTCGAGCGTCACCCAGCGGGGTCCCGTACTCGTCATCCGGCAGTCCGAGGGCGTACGTCGCGTGGCCGAACTCGTGGATCGTCGAGGACAGCGAGTCGAGGGGCTTTGCTTCGTCGAAGCGGGTAGTGATTCGGGCGTCGAACTGCGTGCCGGACGTGAACGGATGGGTCGACGTGTCCAACCGCCCGCGACCCCAGTCGAATCCGAGGTCGTCCAGTGCCGCCCGGACCAGTTCCTCCTGGTCGTCGACGTCGAACGTCCCCTCGAAGGGGTGGGGTTGGGGTACGTCGCTATCGGCGATGTCGTCGATCAACGGGACGAGCTCTTCCCGGAGGCGTCCGAGGATCCGTTCGGCGGTGTCTAACCCGAGGTAGGGCTCGAATTCCTCGAAGAGTACTTCGTAGGGGTCCCGGTCGGGGTCGATAGCTTCGGCGTATTCCCGACGTAACTCAACCAGTTCCTCGAGAACCGGTGCGTAAGCCTCGAAGTCGTCTTCCTCGCGGGCCTGCTCCCAGACTGGTAATGCCTCGCTCGTCGTCTCGGAGATCTGTTCGACCAGATCACGTGGCACCTTCCGCGCTCGCTCGTGTTCACGCCGAACCTCGCGGACAACCGCTCGCTGTGCGGGATCGAGTGACCCCTCGTCGACATCTGCGAGATAGCCCGCCAGGTCGTCGTCGGTCAGCAGGTCGTGATGGAGCGTCGACAGGGCGGACTGCTGTTTCGAGCGTGCCGGCGTCCCGCCTTCCGGCATCATCACCTGCTGGTCCCACTGGAGCAAGCCGCCGGCGTCCGCGACGTAGTTGAGTTGCGTGACGTGTTCGAGGAGGGTATCATAGACAGGGGGTGTCTCGGCTGACATACGCCAGTGTTTGACTGGCGCTGGCAAAGACCCGGCGGTTCGAACTCCTCTCTGGCGAGCAATCGATCTGCTGGTACAGGTTGAGTTGACCAGGGAATCTGAACATTCGCCGATCGTAACGGCCGATAACACGCTGACGCTGTTGAAGAAGGAAACCGAGATCGGATAGCGGGAATATATGCCTGCGGTAGCGCGGGGTCTGAGTGGCTACACTACCCGTGGCCTCGGTAACACTCCAAATAAGTAACTAATTTAACAAGAAGTCCGTTCAAAAAGTGTTCTGAACCACTCATCGATTCGGCTAAGACACCCATCACACCCCTACTAATCCCGCTGTAGTCGCAACTCTCCTACCGCAGAGTTAGTATACCGGAATATGGTTTATGGGTATGGTGCGAAACGAGTCGTTCGCCCGAAGCTCTGATTCTGTATCGAGCGTTCCTGAGAGTTTCCTGACCAGCGCTTGCTCGGTACCTGGCAGTCATGGCCTGTGGCACAAACTCTAGCGGTGGCCAGTCGCCCAGCACAGAGCTGTCTTGGACTGGCAACGAGAGTCCTGTGGACGTGATCCGAAATCCGCCGCCCAATCGCGCAGGCGACCTCCCCAGAGTCTTTTATTTACGTACCCCGGGCCGTCGGGTAGCTATCATTTTTCGTCGTGAATCCCTACCCGGGATAGGACGGACTGCCTCACGCCTTCCTAATACTGCCGGCTGTAAGTTCGTAAAGATATTCGCCACACCGGGGTGGCGAATTCCTTCAGTCTGTTACAGCCGGCAGTATAAATCGCTGAACAGAGTTCCCTGTGGCACTCGTCGATCGGCTCTCGATCGCGCGTGATGAGCAGTGTCGCGAGCAAAACGGTTCAAATCGAGTCGGTTAGAGCTCAGTCGGGCCAACCACCCGGCTTGCCCAATTCACGGAGCGAACACCACACGGCGAAGAAATCACGAGGCTTCCGAGACACCGCTATTCTATCGAGTATAGATCATTTCCTCGGAGAGGATGGCCTCCCGACAGGGGCAAGACACCCAGGAGTATCGAATATATATTCAGTACCGGTGGGTATCCAACAGCAGTTTGCACAAAACAGCGCGTCGTCGGTACACTACCAGCCGCTGTTGGTGAACGGACCGCCTGTTCGGAATTACATCTGGGGGCTCCTGGAAGGCGGTGTGTAGGTACCCAGGTTGCAGTTGCGAACAGCAAGCGGTCTGGGTGGCCCCGGAGGGGCGGTGACGGCGCTGCTCGAGCGGTCGTATTCTCGTTGCGGGGCACGAAGTGACTTGTGAATCGATGACAAAAGAGTGCCGTTCTTTCGAACCAGAGTGTCCGCTCACGAGTCACCGGTCCGTTCGCGCGTGCCGGCGCTACTGCGCCTCGGGAGTTGCGTCGGCTGTCGTCTCTGAGCACCCCCTCTGACTCCTATTCCGGGGGTACACACCACTTGTGGAGCTGGGTTTTCGACGGCTTACCCCCAGGGGCTAGCCGGCGAAAGGACCGGTCTCTCAATCCAACCGATTACAGCGGCTGGCAGACACTTCACGAGCCAATTCCGAGGTGATATTTTTATCAGTATATGTGGGACCAATATTCTACGAAGTGGTGCTACCTTTCAAGGATAATCTGTGTATTTCGGCGATTTACCAGTGCTATAAAGACAGATAACTCTCCTTATCTGGGTTAGTAGGGATACTTTGAAGAACGGGTGGCTCGAACCCCTACCCATGCCGGACGAAGAGCCGATGTCTCGAACAGCTGTCAAGACGTACGTCCCGGCCTATCAAAAAGAAGCCTGGCAGTCACATGCGGACGAACTCGATATGAGTCAAAGCGAGTTCGTCAGGACGATGGTCCAGGCCGGCAGGCGTCAGTACACTGCAGATGAGGGCACACACGAGTCGCCACAGTCCACTTCTGGGGACAACCGTTCACCGGACGAACACGGTCTGGCAGACCGCGTCCGACAGCAGTTGTCAAGTGAGGACGCACTGACGTGGGACGAGTTGGTCGCCGCCCTGACCGACGACGTCGAGTCCCGACTCGAGGAAGCGCTCGATGAACTCCAGGCGGACAACGTCGTGAAGTACAGCGGCCGTGACGGCGGATACATACTCCTCGAACCATGAGTGCCGGCACTGATATTCCTGAAGCGGTCGAAGACCCGATAGAGTACTTTCTGACGGACATTACCTATCAGGGCAAAAGCGAGCGGACCAGAGACGCCTACGAACGTGTTCTCCGGGACTTCGAGACGTCACTGTCTGGGGCCGAAACCGGCGAACAACCACTCGCAGACGCCACACATCGTGACTGTATGGCGTGGATTCACGACCAGCGTGGCGGACTCTCTGAAAGCACTGTCGCGACGTATGCGTCCTATCTTCACCGGTTTTATGCCTATATGGTCCAGATCGGGGTCTTCGACTCGAACCCGATGGCGATCGTCGTCGAGGAGATGGACGAGCGCATCGACGCTGATCCGGCACGCCGTGACGTTTCCGTCCCGGAAATGCGGCAATTCGTCTCCGGGATCCGCCATCCGTTGGACAGAGCGGCAATCGTCACGCTATTGAAGACCGGGATGCGAGTCGGTGAACTGTGTAATCTGGATCAGCGTGATCTCCATCTGATCGACGATCCACGCGAAGACGTGACGGTACGACCGAGTCTCGATGGCCGGCCGAACTCGTTGTTCGTCGCAAGCGAGCCCGCACGCGGTTCGACGGTCAACGGCGAGGAACGGACAGCCTCGAACAAGCGCCGTCGAGACACGGTCATACCGGTCGACGACGACCTGGCCGAGACGCTGCAAGCCTGGCTCGACGTGCGTCCTGATCCCGTCTCGTCGGCCCGGCCACTGTTTAGTAGTACGTCGGACAACTGGGGGCGTCGACTCACGCCGGATGCTGTTCGGCATATCGTGACAACGCACGCGAGCGAGGCGGGGTGGTACGACAACGGTGGGGGGGTCGAAGAGAACGTCACACCCCATTACTTCCGGCACTTCTTTACGACGCACCTCAGGGATCGCACTGGCGATCGCGGCATCGTCAAGTACCTCCGCGGAGACGTCGCCCAAGACATCATCGACACCTATACCCACGACTGGGGCGATCGGGTTCGCGAGGTATACGAAACTCACATTTACGAACTGCCGGTGGCTGAATATCGTTCTACGTGCGGTGTGTAAACTTTATTTCGCTATATAGAGATTGGATGGCGCTGTCGAGATATCGAACCAGAGTCAGCGTGAATTGGGCAAACCCGACTGCGTCGACGCTCGAAGGCCCGTCGTCGAACTCGTCGCGGCCGAACGTCCGTCTTCGAGTAGAATCTGGACGACGCGGCCGTTCTTGAGAGGTACTGAGACGGAAACGGCTACTGCTCGTCGGTCATCTCATCGGACTCCGCACTGAACGCCCTAAGCTTCTCGACGGCATCCTCGACCGAAAGCGGTGGATCGTCGGAACCCGCTCGCTGGAAGGTGGAGACGAGCCTGGGCGGCGAGACACCGACGTCTCGAAGAGTGGTGCCGTCAGTGAGGACGTCACGGACTGGGCCATCACGGGCGATCGAGCCCGCGCGATCTAGCAGGACGACGCGATCGGCGACCCGAGGGACAAGATCGGCGCTCGGCGTTGACACGACAACCGTTGTTCCTGCCTCGTTACGCCGGTCGAGCGCGTCGAAGATCGTTTCGCGGTGGCCGGCGTCGACGTCCGCGACGGGTTCGTCCAGCAGAAGCAGGTCGGGTTCGACGGCGAGGGCGGCAGCCAGCGCGGCCCGGCGCTGTTCCCCACCGCTCAGCCGGAACGGCGGCTTATCGACCAGCCCGTCGAGATCGAACTCGGCTGTGAGGTCCGCGATTCGTGCCTCGGCGTCGGCGCGATCGACATCGAGCTGTGCGGGACCATATTCCAGATCCTCCCTGACTGTCGCGTTGAAGAGGTAGTCGGCCGGCGCTTGCGGGCAGTGAGCGATGCGATCCCGAAGCGCGTCGGCCGGATCGTCGGTCTCGAAGTACGTGACATCGCCGCTGGCTGGCTCGCGCAGGCCGGCAAGCAGCGACAGCAGCGTGCTCTTGCCCGCGCCGTTCGGACCGAGAATCGCCACGCGCTCGCCGGCTTCGATCGTCAATTCGATTCCGTCGAGCGCGGTGGTCCCGTCAGGATACGCGAACTGGAGATCGCGAGCGTCGAGTGCGTTCACGCCAGTAACACCCCCGCGGTACCGGTCCCGAAGACGACGAACGCGAACGCGGCGTCGGCGAAGCCGATGGCGTGCTGGTGGGCGTAGACTCGCCCGCTCGTTCCGCCACGCGAGCGGGCCGACCGACCGACGCGCTCGCCGCGATCCAGCGCCCGCAGGAGGAACGTTCCGAGCAGCGATCCGGCTTCCCGCCAGGATTCGCCGAGTGTGGCCCGACGGACCCGCCGACTCCGACGCGCCAGAACCAGCCGCGAGAGTTCCTCGAAGACGACAAGCAAGTACCGATAGGTTATCGAGAGCAGCGTCACGGCTGTCCGTGGCGCGCGAAGCGACCTGAGTGCACTCAAAAGCGACGTGAATCGCGTCGTCGACAGCAGCAGGCCGAGCAGCGAGACGCTCGCGCCGACGCGGAGGGCGAACGTCGCCACGTAGGTCCCACCGGGGACGCTCACTGGCCCGAGCAGCGTTGGGCCGGAGATGAGAACGGCCTGTGGCGCGACGATCAGCAGAGCGATCGCGGTCGGAACGGCCGT
Coding sequences within:
- a CDS encoding YIP1 family protein, with product MRKTPLRSPSEYYRQTDRPSLSVGTAVVLVEATLVAVVVWVFVRRVMAQIDLTAAERADVSGMIVGGAVGVFVAVLLGWLLFGAILHVFVWFADGDRGFGTTLAVVGEADLVSILLFPVAAVGLFTMVGDVPSDPAAAASFLERAGPYSSPLAVLSSFVGFVWRAVIQGIGLAEAHDLPVGKMLTLTFVLGFLGFVLNLV
- a CDS encoding carboxypeptidase M32: MSAETPPVYDTLLEHVTQLNYVADAGGLLQWDQQVMMPEGGTPARSKQQSALSTLHHDLLTDDDLAGYLADVDEGSLDPAQRAVVREVRREHERARKVPRDLVEQISETTSEALPVWEQAREEDDFEAYAPVLEELVELRREYAEAIDPDRDPYEVLFEEFEPYLGLDTAERILGRLREELVPLIDDIADSDVPQPHPFEGTFDVDDQEELVRAALDDLGFDWGRGRLDTSTHPFTSGTQFDARITTRFDEAKPLDSLSSTIHEFGHATYALGLPDDEYGTPLGDARDLTVHESQSRLWENHVGRSKAFWEYFTPTVENHLGVDVSADEAYGAANRVYDDNLIRVEADELTYHMHILVRFEIERDLIAGDLDVSEVPAVWNDKMEEYLGIRPESDAEGCLQDIHWTNGTFGYFPTYTLGSVLAAQLYDAAESEIGPIDDAVRDGEFDDLHEWLTENVHRHGKRYTTDDLVEEATGESFSADHFLAYVTEKYRGLYDL
- a CDS encoding DUF5805 domain-containing protein, encoding MPDEEPMSRTAVKTYVPAYQKEAWQSHADELDMSQSEFVRTMVQAGRRQYTADEGTHESPQSTSGDNRSPDEHGLADRVRQQLSSEDALTWDELVAALTDDVESRLEEALDELQADNVVKYSGRDGGYILLEP
- a CDS encoding tyrosine-type recombinase/integrase — translated: MSAGTDIPEAVEDPIEYFLTDITYQGKSERTRDAYERVLRDFETSLSGAETGEQPLADATHRDCMAWIHDQRGGLSESTVATYASYLHRFYAYMVQIGVFDSNPMAIVVEEMDERIDADPARRDVSVPEMRQFVSGIRHPLDRAAIVTLLKTGMRVGELCNLDQRDLHLIDDPREDVTVRPSLDGRPNSLFVASEPARGSTVNGEERTASNKRRRDTVIPVDDDLAETLQAWLDVRPDPVSSARPLFSSTSDNWGRRLTPDAVRHIVTTHASEAGWYDNGGGVEENVTPHYFRHFFTTHLRDRTGDRGIVKYLRGDVAQDIIDTYTHDWGDRVREVYETHIYELPVAEYRSTCGV
- a CDS encoding energy-coupling factor ABC transporter ATP-binding protein, with amino-acid sequence MNALDARDLQFAYPDGTTALDGIELTIEAGERVAILGPNGAGKSTLLSLLAGLREPASGDVTYFETDDPADALRDRIAHCPQAPADYLFNATVREDLEYGPAQLDVDRADAEARIADLTAEFDLDGLVDKPPFRLSGGEQRRAALAAALAVEPDLLLLDEPVADVDAGHRETIFDALDRRNEAGTTVVVSTPSADLVPRVADRVVLLDRAGSIARDGPVRDVLTDGTTLRDVGVSPPRLVSTFQRAGSDDPPLSVEDAVEKLRAFSAESDEMTDEQ
- the cbiQ gene encoding cobalt ECF transporter T component CbiQ, encoding MNRADPIGRSAGTLTDRTRGLLRDERVASRDGWLQAVHPVVKLLGIVALLVVTVTFETPSPPAAVLAVTIVLAALSRVSLAVHGLRTAVPTAIALLIVAPQAVLISGPTLLGPVSVPGGTYVATFALRVGASVSLLGLLLSTTRFTSLLSALRSLRAPRTAVTLLSITYRYLLVVFEELSRLVLARRSRRVRRATLGESWREAGSLLGTFLLRALDRGERVGRSARSRGGTSGRVYAHQHAIGFADAAFAFVVFGTGTAGVLLA